In Streptomyces qaidamensis, one DNA window encodes the following:
- a CDS encoding flavin reductase family protein, with translation MSALSTPPTDPAVLRQAFGCFPSGVTALCALDADGPVGMAASTFTPVSLRPPLVSVCVQDTSSTWPKLRMRGRLGLSVLAEEQDRICRSLAGKGVDRFADVEWEASEGGGVYIHGAGLWLDCSVHSEFPGGDHTIVLLEIHALRAEPDREPLVFHGSRFRRLAV, from the coding sequence ATGAGCGCCCTCTCGACGCCACCGACCGACCCCGCCGTGCTGCGCCAGGCGTTCGGCTGCTTCCCCTCCGGGGTGACAGCCCTGTGCGCACTGGATGCGGACGGGCCGGTGGGCATGGCCGCGAGTACGTTCACCCCGGTCTCCCTTCGGCCGCCGCTGGTGTCGGTCTGTGTCCAGGACACCTCGTCGACCTGGCCCAAGCTGCGGATGCGGGGCCGACTGGGCCTGAGCGTGCTGGCGGAGGAGCAGGACCGGATCTGCCGCTCGCTGGCGGGAAAGGGAGTTGACCGGTTCGCAGATGTCGAGTGGGAGGCGTCCGAGGGCGGTGGTGTGTACATCCACGGCGCGGGTCTGTGGCTGGACTGCTCGGTTCACTCCGAGTTCCCCGGAGGCGACCACACGATCGTGCTGCTGGAGATCCACGCTCTGAGGGCTGAACCCGACCGGGAGCCGCTGGTGTTCCACGGCAGCCGGTTCCGGCGTCTGGCCGTCTGA
- a CDS encoding acyl-CoA dehydrogenase family protein, translated as MSTVLQPTASPDQAADCLVLGRVRAHLPEIAARSAEAEAARAVPADLIAALREAGVFRMSLPRAWGGEQLDLVDSARVVREISRADGSAGWTVQAASMAWFFVRSLPHETLANEVFGDGADLMLRGAIAPKGRATAVAGGYRLSGRWPLASGSFTPDWMLAGFVVEGAPPLPDGRPDMRVALFRPQQATFLDTWDAVGLRATQSTDFTMDDVFVPERFTGPLVGGNNIPAPFYGLPYSATGSSHDAVIIGCLEGALDDLAALATTKRPAFDPRLVIGEDPVFQEKFAELHLRTAALNALLEQTGRVVMDRALAGVEPTAREWFGYTGGHQHIHHEGIRLLNELMTLSGSSGLYSSHPLQRRWRDVRCVSQHVAGNNGSLRRLGAVLSGREDVR; from the coding sequence ATGTCTACCGTGCTCCAGCCCACCGCATCGCCCGACCAGGCAGCCGATTGCCTCGTGCTCGGCCGTGTCCGGGCACACCTGCCCGAGATCGCGGCACGATCCGCTGAGGCCGAAGCCGCCCGGGCCGTCCCCGCTGATCTCATCGCCGCTCTGCGCGAAGCCGGTGTGTTCCGCATGAGCCTGCCCAGGGCCTGGGGCGGCGAGCAGCTGGACCTGGTGGACAGCGCTCGGGTGGTCCGGGAGATCTCGCGGGCCGACGGGTCCGCCGGCTGGACCGTTCAGGCTGCTTCGATGGCCTGGTTCTTCGTCCGTTCGCTGCCCCACGAGACGCTCGCGAACGAGGTGTTCGGCGACGGCGCCGACCTGATGCTGCGTGGGGCGATAGCACCCAAGGGCAGGGCGACCGCGGTCGCGGGAGGCTACCGCCTCAGTGGGCGCTGGCCTCTGGCCAGTGGGTCGTTCACCCCGGACTGGATGCTCGCGGGATTCGTGGTCGAGGGCGCACCTCCGCTCCCGGACGGCCGTCCGGACATGCGCGTCGCGCTCTTCCGACCGCAGCAGGCCACCTTCCTCGACACGTGGGACGCCGTGGGTCTGCGCGCCACTCAGAGCACGGACTTCACGATGGACGACGTCTTCGTGCCCGAGCGCTTCACCGGACCGCTGGTGGGCGGCAACAACATCCCCGCTCCCTTCTACGGCTTGCCGTACTCCGCCACCGGCTCGTCGCACGACGCCGTCATCATCGGCTGTCTGGAGGGCGCGCTGGACGATCTGGCCGCACTCGCCACCACCAAGCGGCCGGCGTTCGATCCCAGGCTCGTCATCGGGGAGGACCCGGTGTTCCAGGAGAAGTTCGCCGAACTGCACCTTCGCACGGCGGCACTGAACGCCCTGCTGGAGCAGACCGGCCGCGTCGTCATGGACCGCGCGCTAGCGGGCGTGGAGCCCACCGCGCGCGAATGGTTCGGCTACACCGGCGGCCACCAGCACATCCACCACGAGGGCATCCGCCTCCTCAACGAACTCATGACCCTGTCGGGCAGTTCGGGGCTCTACAGCTCCCACCCCCTGCAACGCCGCTGGCGCGACGTCCGCTGCGTCTCCCAGCACGTCGCGGGCAACAACGGCTCGCTGCGCCGTCTGGGCGCGGTTCTCTCGGGCCGGGAGGACGTCCGATGA
- a CDS encoding helix-turn-helix domain-containing protein, with the protein MPRITTPSEGTATERLDCWRDAVSRNLVPLEVRPRESADFRASLHAVRVGQVQMSVISAEPHSIARTRRHIASDAPDLFQLTVQLTGQGVLTQRDRQAAVGPGELVVYDTRRPFTYDLHQTHTGLVLMFPRTMLPLAERDLLRVTATPVPCHDGLGQVVLPLLHGLARQMEHLESRGTPRLADNVIDLVGTLLVEHAGGDRRAEEAGPALLTERVLGYMEQRLADPGLSPEGIAAAHRISRRYLYKLLAAQGYTVAGWIREQRLARCRRDLADPTLDHLPVGAVGGRWGFADPAHFSHAFKAAYGMSPREARAARR; encoded by the coding sequence ATGCCCCGGATCACGACGCCGAGCGAAGGCACGGCCACCGAACGACTGGACTGCTGGCGGGACGCCGTGAGCCGCAACCTCGTGCCCCTGGAGGTCCGGCCTCGCGAGAGCGCCGACTTCAGGGCGTCCCTGCACGCCGTGCGGGTCGGCCAGGTACAGATGTCGGTCATCTCGGCCGAGCCGCACAGCATCGCGCGCACCCGCCGCCACATCGCATCCGACGCACCCGACCTGTTCCAGCTGACGGTGCAGCTCACCGGGCAGGGCGTGCTGACCCAGCGGGACCGCCAGGCCGCAGTGGGACCGGGAGAACTGGTCGTCTATGACACGCGCCGTCCCTTCACCTACGACCTCCACCAGACCCACACCGGCCTCGTGCTCATGTTCCCCCGGACGATGCTGCCCTTGGCGGAGCGTGACCTGCTGCGGGTGACGGCGACTCCGGTGCCCTGCCACGACGGGCTCGGGCAGGTGGTCCTGCCCCTCCTGCACGGACTGGCGCGGCAGATGGAACACCTGGAGTCCCGGGGCACGCCCCGGCTCGCCGACAACGTGATCGACCTCGTCGGCACCTTGCTCGTGGAGCACGCGGGCGGGGACCGGAGGGCCGAGGAGGCCGGCCCGGCCCTGCTCACCGAGCGGGTCCTCGGCTACATGGAGCAGCGGCTCGCCGACCCCGGGCTCAGCCCTGAGGGCATCGCGGCCGCCCACCGCATCTCCCGCCGCTACCTGTACAAGTTGCTGGCCGCGCAGGGGTACACGGTCGCAGGCTGGATCCGGGAACAGCGCCTCGCCCGGTGCCGGCGCGACCTCGCCGACCCGACACTGGACCACCTTCCGGTCGGTGCCGTCGGCGGGCGTTGGGGTTTCGCGGACCCGGCCCACTTCAGCCACGCCTTCAAGGCGGCCTACGGCATGAGTCCCCGGGAGGCTCGCGCGGCCCGTCGATGA
- a CDS encoding 3-hydroxybutyryl-CoA dehydrogenase, with protein MTAIEHVGVVGAGQMGRGITEVCARAGIQVTLCDVTEDRARAGLAGVADSLLKAEKRGAVTPEERAHALAGISVTGDLSRMGGADLVIEAAVEDERAKTALFRQLGDIVTDPEAVLASNTSSIPIARLAAAAGRPETVIGLHFFNPVPVMPLVEIVPSLHTSASTEQRVRAFADDVLGKRTIVAQDRAGFVVNSLLIPYLLAAVRMVASGTATAEDIDTGMTAGCAHPMGPLRLADLIGLDTVAAIGEALYEEYREPLYAPPPLLRRMVESGLLGRKSGRGFFDYQPA; from the coding sequence ATGACAGCGATCGAACACGTGGGCGTCGTGGGCGCGGGCCAGATGGGCCGGGGCATCACCGAGGTGTGCGCCCGGGCCGGGATACAGGTCACGTTGTGCGACGTGACCGAGGACAGGGCCCGGGCCGGGCTGGCCGGCGTGGCCGACTCCCTGCTGAAGGCGGAGAAGCGCGGCGCCGTGACACCCGAGGAACGCGCGCACGCCCTGGCCGGCATCTCGGTCACCGGGGACCTCTCCCGCATGGGCGGGGCGGACCTGGTCATCGAGGCGGCCGTCGAGGACGAGCGGGCCAAGACGGCACTGTTCCGGCAGCTGGGCGACATCGTCACGGACCCGGAGGCCGTACTCGCCAGCAACACCTCCTCGATCCCCATCGCCCGGCTCGCGGCCGCTGCGGGCCGTCCGGAGACGGTGATCGGCCTGCACTTCTTCAACCCGGTCCCCGTCATGCCCCTGGTGGAGATCGTCCCGTCCCTGCACACCTCGGCAAGCACCGAGCAGCGCGTGCGGGCCTTCGCGGACGATGTCCTGGGCAAGAGGACGATCGTCGCGCAGGACCGCGCGGGCTTCGTGGTGAACTCCCTATTGATCCCTTACCTGTTGGCCGCAGTGCGCATGGTCGCCTCCGGCACGGCGACGGCGGAGGACATCGACACGGGCATGACGGCCGGGTGCGCGCATCCCATGGGGCCGCTGCGTCTCGCCGACCTCATCGGACTGGACACCGTGGCGGCGATAGGCGAAGCGCTGTACGAGGAGTACCGGGAGCCGTTGTACGCCCCTCCCCCGCTGCTGCGCCGCATGGTCGAATCGGGTCTGCTGGGCCGCAAGTCGGGACGGGGCTTCTTCGACTACCAGCCCGCCTGA
- a CDS encoding LysR substrate-binding domain-containing protein — protein sequence MELRWLESFVVVAEELHFARASDRLHLAPSALSAQIRALESHLGVRLVDRGRRTRPALTSAGRLFLEEARLTLAQAARAEAVGRRAGRGELGHAQIAYVASAAFSGVLTDVLTRCAAPGTELTVQVRELETPAQLEALAGGDIDVGFLRFRPEYPPEVTATCLLTEQVVLALPAGAPLAAYDAVLAAQLRDECFVAPHFDEEYGCRDQILEVAEQGGFSPRCAPPVRDFIAALTMVGGGLAVALVPDSLRRVQIPGVAYRPLADVAPTTRLVGAYRKGETSPAVRGVIRRLREAAAATATA from the coding sequence GTGGAACTGCGCTGGCTGGAGTCGTTCGTCGTCGTCGCGGAGGAACTGCACTTCGCCCGGGCCTCGGACCGTCTGCATCTCGCCCCGTCGGCGCTCAGCGCCCAGATCAGGGCGCTGGAGTCCCATCTGGGTGTGCGGCTGGTCGACCGCGGACGGCGGACCCGCCCGGCCCTGACCAGTGCCGGGCGGCTGTTCCTCGAAGAGGCGCGGCTGACCCTCGCCCAGGCCGCCCGGGCCGAGGCGGTGGGCCGGCGCGCCGGTCGTGGGGAGCTGGGGCACGCGCAGATCGCGTACGTCGCCTCCGCCGCGTTCTCCGGGGTGCTGACCGACGTCCTCACCCGCTGCGCGGCCCCTGGTACCGAACTGACGGTGCAGGTACGGGAGTTGGAGACGCCCGCCCAGCTGGAGGCGCTGGCCGGCGGGGACATCGACGTCGGCTTCCTGCGCTTCAGGCCGGAGTACCCACCCGAGGTCACGGCGACCTGTCTGCTCACGGAACAGGTCGTCCTGGCGCTGCCGGCCGGGGCACCACTCGCGGCGTACGACGCCGTACTGGCGGCACAACTGCGCGACGAGTGCTTCGTGGCCCCGCACTTCGACGAGGAGTACGGCTGCCGCGACCAGATCCTCGAGGTGGCGGAGCAGGGCGGGTTCAGTCCCCGGTGCGCTCCCCCGGTGCGGGACTTCATCGCGGCTCTGACCATGGTGGGCGGCGGCCTCGCGGTCGCCCTGGTGCCCGACTCGCTGCGCCGCGTCCAGATCCCCGGAGTGGCCTACCGGCCGCTGGCCGACGTGGCGCCGACCACCCGGCTGGTCGGCGCCTACCGCAAGGGGGAGACCTCGCCCGCTGTACGCGGGGTGATCCGCCGGCTGCGGGAGGCCGCCGCCGCGACGGCCACAGCCTGA
- a CDS encoding alcohol dehydrogenase catalytic domain-containing protein: MAKMLAARLHELGAPMSVDTVDVPTPRPTDVLVRVKACGIVPNMANVINNWPTWYPHQPLPQLPAIFGLDPAGVVEAVGEAVLNTKPGDRVYVSPLRSCGSCQVCRGGELSRCRYFTLNGYFSTSRDGQRIFDLYPYGGFAEYMTAPQHAIVNIPDTMTFEQAGKLGYIGTSYGALKNAAAAPGQVALIDGITGTLGVASTLLALASGVSRVLGTGRNEELMKRVKELAPDRIEVMRLGEGSTGEWAKSRTGGEGADFVISALGAKAPVETMLDSMQGVRRGGRVVNVGGVADRLPVDVKWLMDEQVQLIGSNWFTTAQGQEVADMVATGALDLSYLITKPFPLSEVNEAISGRVTDLDGGFSNYVVIP; this comes from the coding sequence ATGGCGAAAATGCTCGCCGCGAGACTGCACGAACTCGGTGCGCCGATGTCGGTGGACACGGTCGACGTGCCCACCCCCAGGCCGACCGACGTGCTGGTGCGGGTCAAGGCATGCGGAATCGTGCCGAACATGGCCAATGTGATCAACAACTGGCCCACCTGGTACCCGCATCAGCCGCTGCCCCAGCTCCCCGCGATCTTCGGTCTCGACCCCGCAGGTGTGGTCGAGGCCGTCGGCGAGGCGGTGCTCAACACCAAGCCCGGCGACCGGGTCTATGTGAGCCCGCTGCGGTCCTGCGGCAGCTGCCAGGTGTGCCGCGGCGGCGAACTCAGCCGATGCCGCTACTTCACCCTGAACGGCTACTTCAGCACCTCCCGCGACGGCCAGCGCATCTTCGACCTCTACCCCTACGGCGGTTTCGCCGAGTACATGACCGCGCCGCAGCACGCGATCGTCAACATTCCCGACACCATGACGTTCGAGCAGGCCGGCAAGCTCGGCTACATCGGAACCTCCTACGGCGCCCTCAAGAACGCCGCGGCCGCCCCCGGCCAGGTCGCGCTGATCGACGGGATCACGGGCACACTCGGTGTCGCCTCCACTCTCCTCGCGCTGGCCTCCGGCGTCTCCAGGGTGCTCGGCACCGGCCGCAACGAGGAGCTCATGAAGCGGGTCAAGGAGTTGGCGCCGGACCGGATCGAGGTCATGCGGCTGGGCGAGGGCTCCACCGGAGAGTGGGCCAAGTCCCGCACCGGCGGCGAGGGTGCGGATTTCGTGATCAGCGCGCTCGGTGCCAAGGCTCCGGTGGAGACGATGCTCGACTCCATGCAGGGTGTCCGCCGGGGCGGCAGGGTCGTCAACGTCGGCGGGGTGGCCGACCGGCTGCCCGTGGACGTGAAGTGGCTCATGGACGAGCAGGTCCAGCTGATCGGCTCCAACTGGTTCACCACCGCGCAGGGCCAGGAGGTCGCCGACATGGTGGCGACCGGAGCCCTGGACCTGTCGTACCTGATCACCAAGCCCTTCCCGCTGTCCGAGGTCAACGAAGCCATCTCGGGGCGGGTGACGGATCTCGACGGTGGATTCAGCAACTACGTCGTGATCCCCTGA
- a CDS encoding carboxymuconolactone decarboxylase family protein, whose translation MARVPYLRREDADESLKPLYDRLETERKVPTANIFLALTHAPTQLDAFLTYANSLRAADLSPRLRELAILTVGHATRSAYEVAHHQSHGLKAGLTEEQLAAVADFEHSGLFDETEKAVMRLAKESTLRVDVPEETWQAAAAHLTSRQMVELSLSIAWYNSGVRIMGLLGIDLEDNYPDPFAHS comes from the coding sequence ATGGCACGAGTTCCCTATCTGCGCCGCGAGGACGCGGACGAGTCGCTGAAGCCGCTGTACGACCGGCTGGAGACCGAACGCAAGGTCCCGACGGCGAACATCTTCCTCGCCCTCACCCACGCGCCCACCCAGCTGGACGCCTTCCTGACCTACGCCAACTCGCTGCGGGCCGCTGATCTCAGCCCCAGGCTGCGCGAACTGGCGATCCTGACCGTGGGTCACGCGACCCGGTCGGCGTACGAGGTCGCCCATCATCAGTCGCACGGCCTCAAGGCCGGGCTCACCGAGGAACAGCTCGCGGCGGTGGCCGACTTCGAGCACTCCGGTCTGTTCGACGAGACGGAGAAGGCGGTCATGCGACTCGCCAAGGAGTCCACCCTCCGGGTCGACGTCCCGGAGGAGACCTGGCAGGCCGCCGCCGCTCATCTGACGAGCCGGCAGATGGTCGAACTGTCGTTGTCCATCGCCTGGTACAACTCCGGCGTCCGCATCATGGGACTGCTGGGTATCGACCTCGAAGACAATTATCCGGACCCGTTCGCCCATTCCTAG
- a CDS encoding VOC family protein, with amino-acid sequence MLPPVNLRPSFNITRASHVRLTVADLAESRNFYVNALGLVVSDEDERTCYLRGLAEACHHSLVLELDEEGAGACKRIGFRVFFDEDLDLAYAWFRDRGLPAEWVDAPYQGRTLHVSDPIGTPLELCAHMETRPRLHIDFQQYKGAHAQRLDHYQTFAPDAYELCAFYSELGFRNSEYLEHGDKLLSAFMYRKGTCLDLAIVENTGPALHHFAYTVSESRDIFTACDWAGILGYGEGVERGPGRHGPGGMLFAYLRDPDGHRVEVFNSHYQTIDTEVEPVRWDAASLSTNVRWGLPALEKWYFEASPFVGAPLIPPAEKPNPMSLERFLLEQPLP; translated from the coding sequence ATGCTGCCACCCGTCAATCTGCGCCCGAGTTTCAATATCACCCGCGCTAGCCACGTCCGCCTCACCGTCGCCGATCTGGCCGAGAGCCGGAACTTCTACGTGAACGCCCTGGGGCTCGTCGTCAGCGACGAGGACGAGCGCACCTGCTACCTGCGCGGCCTGGCCGAGGCCTGCCACCACAGCCTCGTCCTGGAGCTCGACGAAGAGGGCGCGGGCGCGTGCAAGAGGATCGGCTTCCGGGTGTTCTTCGACGAGGACCTCGATCTCGCGTACGCCTGGTTCCGGGACCGCGGGCTGCCCGCCGAGTGGGTGGACGCCCCGTACCAGGGCCGCACCCTGCACGTCAGTGACCCGATCGGCACGCCGCTCGAACTGTGCGCGCACATGGAGACCCGGCCGCGGCTGCACATCGACTTCCAGCAGTACAAGGGCGCCCACGCGCAGCGGCTGGACCACTACCAGACCTTCGCGCCCGACGCCTATGAGCTGTGCGCCTTCTACAGTGAGCTGGGCTTTCGCAACTCGGAGTACCTGGAGCACGGCGACAAACTGCTGAGCGCGTTCATGTACCGCAAGGGCACCTGCCTCGACCTCGCGATCGTCGAAAACACCGGGCCCGCCCTGCACCACTTCGCCTACACCGTCTCGGAGAGCCGCGACATCTTCACCGCGTGCGACTGGGCGGGCATCCTCGGCTACGGCGAAGGGGTCGAGCGAGGCCCCGGGCGCCACGGTCCCGGCGGGATGCTGTTCGCGTACCTCCGCGACCCCGACGGCCACCGGGTCGAGGTCTTCAACAGCCACTACCAGACGATCGACACCGAGGTCGAGCCGGTGCGCTGGGACGCGGCATCGCTGAGCACCAATGTGCGCTGGGGGCTCCCCGCCCTGGAGAAGTGGTACTTCGAGGCGTCGCCGTTCGTCGGCGCGCCGCTGATTCCGCCGGCCGAGAAGCCGAATCCGATGTCCCTGGAGCGGTTCCTGCTGGAGCAGCCCCTTCCCTGA